One Phycisphaera mikurensis NBRC 102666 DNA window includes the following coding sequences:
- a CDS encoding FHA domain-containing protein has product MKPVLVMFKADGKRREFPLKPGTHVIGRQKTCKLRIPLPSVSRRHAELTVTPGGEVSVRDLGSSNGTFRNGSSVEESVLEAGDELRIGPLDLILADAEETDAVQPPAAGGGAAGAMTPAQEEEKEKDPEDSDAADAFLLDDDSVDLGPVDPAGESVSSPSPLDASGSAAAIELEGGDDEPPAPKAAPRPGKSAAPDDDDDDEADLDDLLAGFGRGDDGDGDDGDDSEFDFLADVEVIDDDDPKA; this is encoded by the coding sequence ATGAAGCCCGTTCTGGTGATGTTCAAGGCCGACGGCAAGCGGCGGGAGTTCCCGCTCAAGCCCGGCACCCACGTGATCGGCCGGCAGAAGACCTGCAAGCTGCGGATCCCGCTGCCGAGCGTGTCGCGCCGCCACGCGGAGCTGACCGTGACGCCCGGCGGCGAGGTCAGCGTACGCGACCTCGGGTCGAGCAACGGCACCTTCCGCAACGGCAGCAGCGTCGAGGAGTCCGTGCTCGAAGCCGGCGACGAGCTCCGCATCGGCCCGCTGGACCTCATCCTCGCCGACGCGGAGGAGACCGACGCGGTCCAGCCGCCCGCCGCCGGTGGCGGAGCGGCCGGGGCGATGACGCCGGCGCAGGAGGAGGAGAAGGAGAAGGATCCGGAGGATTCCGACGCCGCCGACGCCTTCCTGCTCGACGACGACTCGGTGGACCTCGGGCCGGTCGACCCCGCCGGCGAGTCCGTGAGCTCGCCCAGCCCGCTGGACGCGTCGGGCTCGGCCGCGGCGATCGAGCTCGAGGGCGGCGACGACGAGCCGCCCGCACCCAAGGCCGCTCCCCGCCCCGGGAAGAGCGCGGCACCCGACGACGACGACGACGACGAGGCGGACCTCGACGACCTGCTCGCCGGCTTCGGCAGAGGCGACGACGGCGACGGCGACGACGGAGACGACAGCGAGTTCGACTTCCTCGCGGACGTCGAGGTCATCGACGACGACGACCCCAAGGCCTGA
- a CDS encoding Nif3-like dinuclear metal center hexameric protein, producing MRLDDLITALAGIAPEANAGSWDRVGLQVGDPAADVAAGMLCIDLTPAVAAEAAAAGCGLVVAYHPPVFEPLRSLRADAGWAQRRVWDCVHAHLAVYSPHTALDAVRGGVCDWLAERCGAGVSVPLEPAAAAGGAAAGGYKLVVFVPAEAEAALRSALWAAGAGAQGRYDRCWFSSAGEGGFRPLEGAEPAIGAVGEQATVAERRVEVLVPGTRLSAVLAALRAAHPYEEPAFDLLRREPEPADPATQPGAGRLLTLAEPATLAELAGRVGRALGVPLKVGGDPGLRVGTVAACPGSGGKLFEGVDADLYLTGEMQHHQALDLVQRGRGVVLGGHTNTERPYLPVYREKIRATAAGALRWEISEADAAPLRWDAAGAR from the coding sequence ATGCGCCTCGACGACCTGATCACCGCCCTCGCGGGCATCGCGCCCGAGGCCAACGCCGGCTCGTGGGACCGGGTCGGCCTCCAGGTGGGCGACCCGGCGGCGGACGTCGCGGCGGGGATGCTCTGCATCGACCTCACGCCGGCGGTTGCCGCGGAGGCGGCGGCCGCTGGCTGCGGGCTGGTGGTCGCGTACCACCCGCCGGTCTTCGAGCCGCTGCGGAGCCTGCGGGCCGACGCGGGGTGGGCCCAGCGGCGGGTCTGGGACTGCGTCCACGCCCACCTGGCGGTCTACTCGCCGCACACCGCGCTCGACGCGGTCCGCGGCGGGGTGTGCGACTGGCTGGCGGAGCGGTGCGGTGCGGGGGTTTCGGTGCCGCTGGAGCCGGCGGCGGCGGCGGGGGGGGCGGCGGCGGGCGGCTACAAGCTGGTCGTCTTCGTGCCCGCGGAGGCGGAGGCGGCTCTGCGGTCGGCGCTCTGGGCGGCCGGCGCCGGGGCCCAGGGCCGGTACGACCGCTGCTGGTTCTCCTCGGCCGGCGAGGGCGGGTTCCGCCCGCTGGAGGGGGCGGAACCCGCGATCGGCGCCGTCGGCGAGCAGGCGACGGTGGCGGAGCGGCGGGTCGAGGTGCTGGTGCCGGGCACGCGGCTTTCCGCCGTCCTGGCGGCGCTGCGGGCGGCGCACCCCTACGAGGAACCGGCCTTCGACCTGCTGCGGCGTGAGCCCGAGCCGGCGGACCCGGCGACCCAGCCCGGGGCGGGGCGGCTGCTGACGCTCGCCGAGCCCGCGACGCTGGCGGAGCTCGCCGGGCGGGTCGGCCGCGCGCTCGGCGTGCCGCTGAAGGTCGGCGGCGACCCGGGCCTGCGGGTCGGCACCGTCGCCGCCTGCCCGGGCTCGGGCGGCAAGCTCTTCGAGGGCGTGGACGCGGACCTGTACCTCACCGGCGAGATGCAGCACCACCAGGCGCTGGACCTGGTGCAGCGGGGGCGGGGCGTGGTGCTCGGGGGGCACACGAACACCGAGCGGCCGTACCTGCCGGTCTACCGCGAGAAGATCCGAGCGACGGCGGCGGGCGCCCTCCGCTGGGAGATCAGCGAAGCCGACGCCGCGCCGCTGCGGTGGGACGCCGCGGGAGCGCGGTGA
- the hemW gene encoding radical SAM family heme chaperone HemW, which yields MRELQAETPGGAGGSRHRAAAAGPRAAGPAEAEPTAAAPQRQETDEAPFIPNGDRPTPVDGLYLHLPFCFHKCHYCDFFSVVAPPSELASAQRRFTDALRAELDAAAGAWAGAGVPLRPRTAFAGGGTPTLLAAEHWRALLGDLRRRGVLDACVEFTAEANPETVTPAVLAALRGGGVDRLSIGAQSFDRGSLAALERWHAPESVGRAVELARAAGFDNVSLDLIWAIPGQTLAMLDADLDRLLGLEPEHLSAYGLTFEPQTPLAARLRVGKVAEVEEDLQRAMYARVMERLDAAGYEQYELSNWARRGARDLRCKHNLHYWRNASWLGLGPAAASHLDGLRFRNRPNLPAYEAALLGGGPPPRVDVERLPAARRLGERLMLGLRLAEGVNAASLEAELPAGDPRRDHLQDCRRLGLLEAAAGRLRLTHAGRFVADGVLVRLL from the coding sequence ATGCGAGAACTCCAGGCGGAGACACCGGGCGGGGCCGGCGGGAGCCGCCACCGCGCAGCGGCGGCGGGGCCACGGGCGGCCGGCCCCGCGGAGGCGGAGCCTACCGCTGCGGCCCCGCAGCGGCAAGAGACCGACGAAGCGCCGTTCATCCCCAACGGCGACCGGCCGACGCCGGTCGACGGGCTCTACCTGCACCTGCCCTTCTGCTTCCACAAGTGCCACTACTGCGACTTCTTCAGCGTCGTGGCGCCCCCGAGCGAGCTCGCGTCGGCCCAGCGGCGTTTCACCGACGCCCTCCGGGCCGAGCTCGACGCCGCCGCGGGAGCCTGGGCCGGTGCCGGTGTCCCGCTCCGCCCGCGGACGGCCTTCGCCGGCGGCGGCACGCCGACGCTGCTCGCCGCCGAGCATTGGCGGGCGCTCTTGGGCGACCTCCGGCGTCGCGGCGTCCTCGATGCGTGCGTCGAGTTCACCGCCGAGGCCAATCCCGAAACCGTCACGCCCGCGGTCCTCGCCGCGCTGCGGGGAGGCGGCGTCGACCGCCTGTCGATCGGCGCCCAGAGCTTCGACCGCGGCAGCCTCGCCGCCCTCGAACGCTGGCACGCCCCCGAGAGCGTCGGCCGGGCCGTCGAACTCGCCCGTGCCGCCGGCTTCGACAACGTCTCGCTCGACCTCATCTGGGCCATCCCCGGGCAGACGCTCGCGATGCTCGACGCCGACCTCGACCGCCTGCTCGGCCTCGAGCCCGAGCACCTCTCCGCCTACGGCCTCACCTTCGAGCCGCAGACCCCGCTCGCCGCCCGGCTCCGCGTGGGGAAGGTTGCCGAGGTGGAGGAAGACCTGCAGCGGGCGATGTACGCGCGGGTGATGGAGCGGCTGGACGCCGCCGGCTATGAGCAGTACGAGCTGTCGAACTGGGCGCGCCGCGGCGCGCGGGACCTGCGGTGCAAGCACAACCTGCACTACTGGCGCAACGCGAGCTGGCTCGGCCTGGGACCGGCCGCCGCCAGCCACCTCGACGGCCTCCGCTTCCGCAACCGCCCCAATCTCCCCGCCTACGAGGCCGCGTTGCTCGGCGGCGGCCCGCCGCCGCGGGTGGACGTCGAGCGGCTTCCCGCCGCCCGGCGGCTCGGCGAGCGCCTGATGCTCGGCCTCCGCCTCGCCGAGGGCGTCAACGCGGCATCCCTTGAAGCCGAACTCCCCGCCGGCGACCCGCGCCGCGACCACCTCCAGGACTGCCGGCGGCTCGGCCTCCTCGAGGCGGCCGCCGGCCGGCTCCGGCTGACGCACGCCGGCCGCTTCGTGGCGGACGGGGTGCTGGTCCGCCTGCTCTGA
- the folK gene encoding 2-amino-4-hydroxy-6-hydroxymethyldihydropteridine diphosphokinase, with translation MTEHAWVALGSNLGDRGAHLLAACRRLAAAPGVASLVRGPFRETPALVLPGTPPQPAYLNAAARLETTLGPAALLDRLQAVEAALGRPAGSGRGVWAPRTVDLDLLFHGRSAASDARLTLPHPRWARRAFVLLPILDVEPGFVSPEPRPRAAGRLLRGLWGATSAASTPPPA, from the coding sequence GTGACCGAGCACGCCTGGGTGGCGCTGGGGTCGAACCTGGGCGACCGCGGCGCGCACCTGCTTGCGGCGTGCCGCCGGCTCGCCGCGGCTCCGGGCGTGGCGAGCCTCGTGCGGGGGCCGTTCCGGGAGACGCCGGCGCTGGTGCTCCCGGGGACGCCGCCGCAGCCGGCGTACCTCAACGCGGCGGCGCGCCTGGAGACGACGCTGGGCCCCGCGGCGTTGCTGGACCGGCTGCAGGCGGTCGAGGCGGCGCTGGGGCGGCCGGCGGGTTCCGGCCGCGGGGTGTGGGCGCCGCGGACCGTCGACCTGGACCTGCTGTTCCACGGGCGGTCCGCGGCGTCGGACGCCCGGCTCACGCTGCCGCACCCGCGATGGGCCCGGCGGGCCTTCGTCCTGCTCCCGATCCTGGACGTGGAGCCGGGCTTCGTCAGCCCCGAGCCGCGGCCGCGGGCGGCGGGCCGCCTGCTGCGCGGGCTCTGGGGTGCAACGAGCGCCGCGTCGACGCCGCCGCCCGCCTGA
- a CDS encoding menaquinone biosynthetic enzyme MqnA/MqnD family protein codes for MAVDRPTTLGCVSYLNAKPLIDGLACDGLRVELGVPSSLLAGLVDGRFDAALCPVIDLFRSPVPLRLLPVGGIGCRGDTLTVRLFSRVPLEDLRGVAVDRDSHTSVGLLRVLLHRRLGRVPALEPEEMRDADLAEAVPGGHEAALLIGDKVVTHEPPAELYPHQLDLGGAWARAFGLPFLFAGWLTPRAALPSRLERRMEAVRARNLARVPELVRRHAAGLGWPAGLAEAYLGRILCYETGPEQLAAVRRFGAELGRLGLIENAERDLLGLPAAAVTP; via the coding sequence GTGGCCGTCGACCGCCCCACCACGCTCGGCTGCGTCTCGTACCTCAACGCGAAGCCGCTGATCGACGGCCTCGCGTGCGACGGCCTCCGGGTGGAGCTCGGCGTGCCCTCCAGCCTGCTCGCCGGCCTCGTGGACGGCCGCTTCGACGCGGCGCTGTGCCCGGTCATCGACCTGTTCCGCAGCCCGGTCCCGCTGCGGCTGCTGCCGGTCGGCGGCATCGGCTGCCGCGGCGACACGCTCACCGTCCGGCTGTTCAGCCGCGTGCCGCTGGAGGACCTCCGCGGCGTCGCCGTCGACCGCGACAGCCACACCTCGGTGGGCCTGCTCCGCGTGCTGCTGCACCGGCGGCTGGGCCGCGTCCCCGCGCTCGAGCCCGAGGAGATGCGCGACGCCGACCTGGCCGAGGCGGTGCCCGGCGGGCACGAGGCGGCGCTCTTGATCGGCGACAAGGTGGTCACGCACGAGCCGCCGGCGGAGCTGTACCCGCACCAGCTCGACCTCGGCGGGGCGTGGGCCCGCGCCTTCGGGCTGCCCTTCCTCTTCGCCGGGTGGCTGACGCCCCGGGCGGCGCTGCCGTCGCGGCTGGAGCGCCGGATGGAGGCGGTGAGGGCCCGCAACCTCGCCCGCGTGCCCGAACTCGTCCGCCGCCACGCCGCCGGCCTCGGCTGGCCGGCGGGCCTGGCCGAGGCGTACCTCGGCCGCATCCTCTGCTACGAGACCGGGCCCGAGCAGCTCGCCGCCGTGCGCCGCTTCGGCGCCGAACTCGGCCGCCTGGGCTTGATCGAGAACGCCGAGCGCGACCTGCTCGGCCTGCCCGCCGCGGCGGTGACGCCGTGA